A window from Populus trichocarpa isolate Nisqually-1 chromosome 3, P.trichocarpa_v4.1, whole genome shotgun sequence encodes these proteins:
- the LOC7461980 gene encoding uncharacterized protein LOC7461980 isoform X2, with product MDYDDNDFQSHNLHLVGEGSNKFPPVLQPYALPKFDFDDSLHGSLRFDSLVETEVFLGIENNEDNQWIEDYSRGTSGIQFSSRAAESCSISRCNNVWSEATSSESVEMLLKSVGQEDNTPVQNNSRESDACDELGCILKHMEPSLKQENNTPPKVEVTANLQVKFLPGENVEDFSVLDNDAGGQQPLDGSSQDLKGDVSADSGLGPSVDPSAISIEARQPVIEGSLSIDGDSNNVNHRGDDDLVNGSLDDRLQKGPASGMQDGASVQIIATGNDESNVKDGPDNVNDTYDDSKVVLKTDTAENQKRKPILSQEGQMEDENPHSSAVESMEEANIIEINSINLGEPSCIIAKEHSCLPEDLVTSDQSRVDTVGGSMMAVEDNMIFERHEIEDSNGSQLDNKNLANKCEGSHLSVEGSEPSEVKVGGTSISDIGGFSSLAAGCSSTEVIGETHAEGHVSSSILAESLQICGENMVPADGKDTIELPSRNASPENDLIASRLQSDAASDNKSAPSGDVTSMDAVIGHKDVKMSPLSGISSSPLDKEKEIADKISVEASLSDLKTSSQVIAGLDPVSVSEEDASSGAARQMLCESAEQSPLMVDASKTEGPQSEVSNKVSMKCTKDMEVCPVLGDSTANKGNDAEVPEKENDEKGSSKVLEPTVNNSEMLGPISSEREECQVDTSLKGQKENEAAIMCRDKSDGKIAVLSTNDCGSCADVGKPTSGSPIVIRAAGEFQSESDKDGAKCSVEQTSVVDSNASKALSCSQDPKQNDASKDERSFTFEVSPLANMPLKSADNKWQSFFNIPATKVSPIVNASPSASGVVQIDPKIAQDPSHGSPKVSDVATVRTGSKGTSERKTRRSSGKASGKESARKGNPTKETASVRLEKGEKMSNVSPGPSGISQHVQSNEMQCYGHVDSSTMKPFVLAPSSSNLPDLNSSVSPSLMFQQPFTDLQQVQLRAQIFVYGALIQGTAPDEAYMISAFGGSDGGKSIWENALRSSIERLHGQKPHLTTLETPLLSRPGARAPDQAIKQSNVQSKVISSPIGRTSMGTPTIVNPMVPLSSPLWSVPNPSSDTFQSSSMPRGPFMDHQRALSPLHLHQTPQIRNFAGNPWISQSPFCGPWVTSPQTLALDTSGRFSAQLPITEPVQLTPVKDLSKPITSGAKHVSPGPVVQSGTSASVFTGNFPVPDAKKVTASSSQPLTDPKPRKRKKASVSESPSQNILHIHPRTESVPGPVTSYPSTSIAMTTPIVFVSKSPTEKFVTSVSPTPTDIRKQDQNAEQRNILSEETLDKVKAARVQAEDAANLAAAAVSQRQEIWNQLDKQRNSGLSPDVETKLASAAVAIAAAAAVAKAAAAAANVASNAALQAKLMADEAVVSGGYSNPSQDNAISVSEGMESLGRTTPDFVLKGDDGTNSSSSILVAAREAARRRVEAASAAAIRAENMDAIVKAAELAAEAVSQAGKIVSMGDPLSLNELVAAGPEGYWEVAQINNELGSKSNDIGRKTININTVGEGPDTSPVLGKKETQVNNYGKPPAPTEGSTVDHARLVDGFSNSGATTLKDAKGRKGYKVSESENGSRSLGTTVDYNCIKEGSHVEVFKDGNGYKAAWFSAKVMDLKDGKAYVSYTDLSSAEGSEKLKEWVALRGEGDEAPKIRIARPVTAMPFEGTRKRRRAAMVDYVWSVGDKVDAWIQDSWWEGVVTERSKKDETMLTVNFPVQGETSVVKAWHLRPSLLWEDEEWVEWSGSRAGTHSTNGGDTPQEKRPRVRGPVVDAKGKDKLPKGLDSVETDKPDEPTLLDLAAHEKLFNIGKSMKDGNRPDALRMARTGLQKEGSRVIFGVPKPGKKRKFMEVSKHYVADRSSKNNEVNDPDKFAKYLLPQGSGSRGWKNTLKTESLEKRTAASKPKVLKSGKPQNVSGRTIAQKDNSLTTAVSASDGAATDHVAKNKASTSHVENTSEKHALTDFQPLSSSVGGAEGQIFSSSSLSSDTLSSKKMSTSTSNAKPPRGSKGKLAPADGKFGRIEEDKVLIGSSSKSTSDVAEPRRSNRRIQPTSRLLEGLQSSLMVTKIPSVSHDRSQKNRTAARGNNHG from the exons ATGGATTATGATGACAATGATTTTCAAAGCCACAATCTTCATTTAGTGGGTGAAGGAAGCAACAAATTTCCTCCTGTTTTACAGCCATATGCTCTCcccaaatttgattttgatgacaGTCTTCATGGATCGTTAAGGTTTGATAGTTTGGTTGAGACTGAGGTTTTTCTTGGCATTGAAAATAACGAGGACAACCAGTGGATTGAAGATTACTCTCGTGGTACCAGTGGGATACAGTTTAGTTCAAGGGCTGCAGAGTCTTGCTCTATATCAAGGTGCAACAATGTTTGGTCTGAAGCTACTTCCTCAGAATCTGTGGAAATGTTATTAAAATCTGTTGGCCAGGAAGATAATACTCCTGTACAAAATAATTCTAGGGAATCAGATGCCTGTGATGAACTGGGTTGCATACTAAAGCACATGGAGCCCAGCTTGAAACAGGAAAACAATACACCACCTAAAGTGGAAGTTACAGCAAATTTACAGGTTAAATTTCTGCCAGGTGAGAATGTGGAAGATTTTTCCGTGTTAGATAATGATGCCGGAGGGCAGCAGCCTCTTGATGGTAGTTCTCAGGATCTTAAAGGTGACGTATCTGCTGATAGTGGTTTGGGACCTTCAGTTGACCCATCTGCCATTAGTATAGAGGCCAGACAACCTGTTATCGAAGGGAGTTTGTCAATTGATGGTGATTCTAATAATGTTAATCACAGGGGAGATGATGATTTGGTGAATGGATCTTTGGATGACAGGCTTCAAAAAGGTCCTGCTTCAGGGATGCAGGATGGTGCCTCTGTGCAAATAATTGCTACAGGAAATGATGAGTCAAATGTAAAAGATGGTCCAGATAATGTAAATGACACTTATGATGATAGTAAAGTTGTTCTGAAAACAGACACTGCTGAGAATCAGAAAAGGAAACCCATATTAAGTCAAGAGGGCCAAATGGAGGATGAGAATCCTCACTCAAGTGCAGTGGAATCTATGGAAGAAGCGAACATCATTGAAATTAACTCGATTAATTTGGGGGAACCTTCTTGCATCATAGCAAAGGAGCATTCTTGCCTGCCAGAAGACCTGGTGACTAGTGATCAGTCCAGAGTGGATACAGTTGGGGGATCAATGATGGCTGTTGAAGATAATATGATTTTTGAGAGGCATGAAATTGAGGACTCGAATGGTTCTCAATTGGATAACAAGAACTTAGCTAACAAGTGTGAGGGATCTCATCTATCTGTTGAAGGCAGTGAGCCTTCTGAAGTGAAAGTTGGTGGAACAAGCATTAGCGATATAGGTGGTTTTTCTAGTTTGGCAGCAGGGTGTTCTTCAACTGAAGTTATTGGAGAAACACATGCTGAGGGCCATGTTTCATCCTCCATACTTGCTGAATCATTGCAAATATGTGGGGAAAATATGGTTCCTGCTGATGGAAAGGACACCATAGAGCTTCCTTCTAGAAATGCTAGCCCTGAAAACGACTTGATAGCTTCAAGATTACAGTCAGATGCTGCTTCTGACAACAAATCAG CACCTTCTGGAGATGTCACTAGCATGGATGCGGTTATTGGTCACAAAGATGTCAAAATGTCACCTTTAAGTGGGATAAGTTCTAGTCCCTTagataaagagaaagaaattgcAGACAAAATTTCTGTGGAGGCGAGTTTATCTGATCTGAAGACCTCTTCTCAAGTGATAGCTGGATTAGATCCTGTTTCTGTATCTGAAGAGGATGCTTCTTCTGGTGCTGCTAGACAGATGTTATGTGAGTCAGCTGAACAATCTCCATTAATGGTGGATGCTAGTAAAACAGAAGGACCTCAATCAGAAGTAAGTAACAAAGTCAGCATGAAGTGCACAAAGGATATGGAAGTGTGTCCAGTTCTTGGTGACTCAACTGCAAACAAAGGAAATGATGCTGAAGtgccagaaaaagaaaatgatgaaaagggATCATCCAAAGTTTTAG aACCAACCGTAAATAATAGTGAGATGCTGGGACCTATCTCATCGGAAAGGGAAGAGTGTCAGGTGGATACTAGTCTGAAAGGCCAGAAAGAAAATGAAGCTGCCATTATGTGTAGAGATAAAAGTGATGGGAAGATAGCTGTCCTGAGCACAAATG ATTGTGGAAGTTGTGCTGATGTTGGCAAGCCAACCAGTGGATCCCCTATTGTCATCAGAGCCGCTGGGGAATTTCAGAGTGAAAGTGACAAAGATGGAGCCAAATGCTCAGTGGAGCAGACTTCTGTTGTTGATAGCAATGCCAGCAAAGCTTTGTCCTGTTCTCAGGATCCGAAACAAAATGATGCATCCAAAGATGAGAGGAGCTTCACTTTTGAGGTCAGTCCACTAGCAAATATGCCTCTGAAATCAGCTGACAATAAATGGCAGTCATTTTTCAACATACCAGCCACTAAAGTGTCACCG ATTGTGAATGCTTCTCCATCGGCATCTGGCGTAGTCCAGATAGATCCCAAGATTGCTCAAGACCCTTCTCATGGAAGTCCAAAGGTGTCTGATGTTGCCACTGTGCGTACTGGTTCTAAAGGTACTTCTGAGCGTAAAACAAGACGATCATCTGGTAAGGCCTCGGGAAAGGAAAGTGCCAGAAAAGGAAATCCCACTAAAGAAACTGCTTCTGTGAGACTagagaaaggggaaaaaatgagCAATGTCTCCCCGGGCCCTTCTGGGATATCACAACATGTGCAATCGAATGAGATGCAGTGCTATGGTCATGTGGATTCCAGTACTATGAAACCATTTGTTCTTGCACCATCCTCATCAAACCTTCCAGATTTGAATTCTTCTGTTTCTCCATCTTTGATGTTTCAACAACCCTTCACAGACTTGCAACAAGTGCAATTGCGTGCCCAGATCTTTGTTTATGGTGCTTTGAT TCAAGGAACAGCTCCAGATGAAGCATATATGATATCAGCATTTGGAGGATCTG ATGGTGGTAAAAGCATCTGGGAGAATGCTTTACGCTCGTCTATAGAACGGCTTCATGGTCAAAAACCTCATCTCACTACTCTGGAGACCCCTTTGCTGTCACGACCTG GTGCCAGAGCTCCTGATCAAGCAATTAAACAGAGTAATGTTCAAAGTAAAGTAATCTCTTCACCAATTGGTCGAACCAGCATGGGCACTCCTACGATTGTGAACCCCATGGTGCCCCTTTCTTCACCTCTCTGGAGTGTACCTAATCCCTCCAGTGACACATTTCAATCAAGCAGCATGCCAAGGGGTCCATTTATGGATCATCAGCGAGCTCTTTCTCCTTTGCATCTTCATCAAACTCCACAGATAAGAAATTTTGCTGGTAACCCGTGGATATCTCAATCACCCTTTTGTGGTCCCTGGGTTACTTCTCCGCAGACACTTGCACTTGATACAAGTGGTCGTTTTTCTGCACAATTGCCTATTACAGAACCAGTTCAATTGACACCTGTAAAAGACTTATCCAAGCCAATTACCTCCGGTGCAAAACATGTTTCCCCTGGTCCTGTGGTTCAGAGTGGGACTTCTGCCAGTGTTTTCACTGGGAATTTTCCTGTTCCAGATGCAAAAAAGGTTACAGCATCATCCAGTCAACCTCTTACTGATCCAAAgcctagaaaaagaaaaaaggcttcAGTTTCTGAGAGTCCTAGCCAGAATATTTTGCATATTCACCCACGAACAGAATCAGTTCCTGGTCCTGTTACGAGTTATCCATCAACTTCTATAGCCATGACAACCCCTATTGTCTTTGTTTCTAAATCTCCTACAGAGAAATTTGTTACTTCTGTATCTCCAACTCCTACTGATATTAGAAAACAGGATCAAAATGCAGAACAAAGGAATATTTTGTCAGAGGAGACCCTTGACAAAGTAAAGGCTGCGAGGGTGCAGGCAGAGGATGCCGCTAatcttgctgctgctgctgttagTCAAAGACAGGAAATATGGAATCAGTTAGATAAGCAGAGAAATTCTGGGTTATCACCAGATGTTGAAACCAAACTAGCTTCTGCAGCTGTTGCaatagcagcagcagctgctGTTGCGAaagcagcagctgcagctgccAATGTTGCATCTAATGCTGCACTGCAAGCAAAACTGATGGCTGATGAAGCAGTAGTTTCTGGTGGTTACAGCAATCCCAGTCAAGACAATGCAATTTCTGTTTCTGAAGGCATGGAGAGTTTGGGGAGGACTACTCCTGATTTTGTCCTGAAGGGTGATGATGGGACAAACAGTTCCAGTTCAATCCTTGTTGCTGCAAGGGAGGCTGCTAGACGAAGAGTTGAAGCAGCTTCTGCTGCTGCAATAAGAGCTGAGAATATGGATGCTATTGTTAAGGCTGCTGAGCTGGCTGCAGAAGCTGTGTCCCAAGCTGGGAAGATAGTTTCTATGGGCGATCCTCTGTCACTGAATGAGCTAGTAGCTGCAGGTCCAGAGGGCTATTGGGAAGTGGCCCAAATAAACAATGAGCTGGGCTCTAAATCAAATGATATAGGTAGAAAAACTATCAACATAAATACTGTTGGAGAAGGACCAGACACTTCTCCTGTGCTGGGTAAGAAAGAGACACAGGTCAATAACTATGGGAAACCACCTGCTCCAACAGAGGGGTCCACTGTGGACCATGCAAGATTGGTAGATGGTTTCTCAAATTCTGGTGCAACCACTTTGAAGGATGCTAAAGGACGAAAGGGTTACAAGGTGTCTGAATCTGAGAATGGTTCGAGATCTTTGGGAACTACAGTAGACTATAATTGTATCAAGGAAGGGTCCCATGTAGAG GTTTTCAAAGATGGGAATGGATATAAAGCAGCCTGGTTCTCAGCCAAAGTGATGGATTTAAAAGATGGGAAAGCATATGTGAGTTATACTGACCTTTCATCAGCTGAAG GCTCTGAGAAGCTAAAGGAGTGGGTGGCACTTAGAGGTGAAGGAGATGAAGCACCAAAAATACGAATTGCTCGCCCTGTAACTGCCATGCCATTTGAAGGAACAAGGAAGAGACGGCGAGCTGCCATGGTGGACTATGTTTGGTCTGTTGGTGACAAAGTGGATGCATGGATACAAGATAG ctgGTGGGAAGGAGTGGTCACTGAAAGGAGCAAGAAAGATGAAACCATGCTAACAGTCAATTTTCCAG TTCAAGGAGAAACATCAGTGGTTAAAGCATGGCATCTACGCCCTTCTCTCCTTTGGGAAGATGAGGAATGGGTTGAATGGTCTGGTTCAAGAGCAGGCACTCACTCTACCAATGGG GGTGATACACCACAAGAAAAACGACCAAGGGTGCGGGGCCCTGTGGTGGACGCCAAAGGGAAGGATAAGTTGCCGAAAGGTTTGGATTCTGTGGAAACTGATAAACCTGATGAACCTACTTTACTGGATTTAGCTGCTCATGAAAAATTGTTCAATATTGGGAAGAGTATGAAAGATGGGAATAGACCGGATGCACTCAGAATGGCACGGACTGGGTTGCAGAAGGAAGGATCAAGAGTGATCTTTGGTGTACCGAAgcctggaaaaaaaagaaagtttatgGAAGTGAGCAAGCATTATGTTGCAGATCGGAGCAGCAAAAACAATGAAGTAAATGATCCAGATAAGTTTGCTAAATATTTGTTGCCTCAGGGATCTGGATCCCGTGGATGGAAGAATACTTTAAAAACTGAATCACTTGAAAAACGAACAGCTGCATCAAAGCCCAAGGTTCTCAAGTCAGGAAAGCCACAGAATGTTTCTGGTAGAACAATTGCTCAGAAGGACAACTCATTGACTACTGCAGTTTCTGCTTCTGATGGTGCTGCTACAGATCATGTTGCAAAGAACAAGGCTTCTACAAGCCATGTTGAAAATACATCCGAAAAACATGCCTTGACTGACTTTCAGCCCTTATCTAGCTCTGTGGGAGGAGCAGAGGGTCAAATATTTTCatcctcttctctttcttcagaTACACTTTCCTCTAAGAAAATGTCCACATCCACATCAAATGCTAAACCTCCACGGGGAAGTAAAGGAAAACTTGCTCCTGCTGATGGAAAGTTTGGTAGAATTGAGGAGGACAAAGTTCTCATTGGCAGTTCTTCAAAATCAACCTCTGATGTTGCTGAGCCCCGGAGGTCTAATCGTAGAATTCAGCCTACATCAAGA CTATTAGAAGGGCTACAAAGCTCCTTGATGGTCACAAAAATTCCATCTGTATCACATGACAGAAGTCAGAAAAATAGGACCGCTGCTAGAG GGAATAACCATGGTTGA